One stretch of Desulfovibrio sp. DNA includes these proteins:
- a CDS encoding RNase H family protein encodes MSQTLRKAGIVVHTDAAYDQNKRIAAWGAFLESGMKNQKARGVKPSTARDSSSAELFAAVQGINMALKLPVNCILLYTDSKYVQAALIERQVKPERGEDAAVLSGILSAIDARQITFTVRHVRAHTDNQSKPALRNRWCDAAARTALAEALI; translated from the coding sequence ATGTCTCAAACACTGCGGAAGGCAGGCATCGTCGTCCATACAGACGCTGCCTATGACCAGAACAAACGCATCGCCGCCTGGGGAGCTTTCCTCGAGAGCGGAATGAAGAATCAGAAGGCTCGCGGCGTAAAGCCGTCCACGGCCCGAGATTCGTCCTCGGCCGAGCTGTTCGCAGCCGTCCAGGGAATCAACATGGCGCTCAAGCTGCCGGTCAACTGCATCCTGCTTTACACGGATAGCAAATATGTCCAGGCGGCGCTCATCGAGCGACAAGTCAAGCCTGAACGCGGGGAAGATGCGGCAGTCCTTTCGGGAATTCTGTCCGCGATCGACGCCCGGCAGATCACGTTCACCGTCCGGCACGTCCGTGCCCACACGGACAATCAATCTAAACCAGCCCTCCGGAATAGGTGGTGCGACGCAGCAGCGCGCACGGCCCTCGCCGAAGCTCTGATCTAA
- a CDS encoding VWA domain-containing protein, whose product MNFISLVWTAMAFAASCGIKVIFGHAPKTDGETIYLLSPEALPREVSLGFIAHEGAHKRFTEFEIFLVEELRKKFLNALEDVRIETLICRVYRGCRDWLSKVVDYAIQEGWFAVPDTDNGPALLHDFVLFHGRCRYMGQAQLKPLVDQTREKLVAVVGPDIVETAERIMSGIPMLKSTAECLAMADRLLKLVQQDNQQSSDQAQQGKGGNSQQQDQGGQSGSQGPSQQQNQGDPAGGDGQGATPGQDPQQADAGGDPNISPPPNQGDQGQGQPSNPATGSGSQGQSSQTDPATGNGNPGANGQQQHPVHQVSNGDDQASSSSQGQTWVGGQPDLSKMAPDLSDMLSAKMKERPTYRSPDIILPPTVTNAKATSGQSVVPEARKNSTAIRAHLQRLLEAHRRQPATRKMVGRRVSRRHLPMAQIDPRVFTRKQTVTGYNTRLLLLVDQTGSMRKGRISMAMQTTASLALACEPIEGITIEAAGFAEDNGVNRIAPLLSSNERMSAPHVQARFNTTVYGYTPTAEALLWGAAQLANAREERKVILLITDGEPSNLTTTKEALAFISANQPDVEVMGIGIETADIQQWLPKSEVLKDISDLRSTVFSLAARVFTA is encoded by the coding sequence ATGAATTTCATTTCCCTCGTTTGGACCGCGATGGCCTTCGCCGCTTCGTGCGGTATCAAGGTCATATTCGGCCACGCGCCAAAAACTGACGGCGAAACCATCTATCTTCTTTCGCCGGAGGCATTACCGCGGGAGGTGTCGCTGGGCTTTATCGCACATGAAGGTGCGCATAAGCGCTTCACCGAATTCGAGATCTTCTTGGTCGAGGAACTCCGCAAGAAATTCCTTAATGCGCTTGAGGATGTGAGGATTGAAACCCTCATATGCCGAGTGTATCGGGGATGCCGAGACTGGCTTTCGAAGGTGGTGGACTACGCCATTCAAGAAGGTTGGTTCGCGGTGCCAGATACGGACAATGGCCCTGCCCTTCTGCACGACTTCGTCCTGTTTCATGGACGGTGCCGTTACATGGGGCAAGCTCAGCTGAAACCACTGGTCGACCAGACCCGTGAAAAGCTGGTCGCGGTCGTCGGTCCGGACATAGTCGAAACCGCCGAACGGATCATGTCGGGCATCCCGATGCTGAAAAGCACCGCCGAATGTCTCGCCATGGCCGACAGGCTGTTGAAGTTGGTCCAGCAGGACAACCAGCAAAGCTCCGATCAAGCCCAGCAGGGCAAGGGAGGAAACTCGCAGCAGCAGGATCAAGGCGGCCAGTCAGGCAGCCAAGGTCCATCACAGCAACAGAACCAGGGTGATCCCGCTGGTGGGGATGGCCAAGGCGCAACGCCTGGGCAGGATCCGCAGCAGGCGGACGCTGGTGGTGACCCGAATATCTCGCCGCCCCCTAATCAGGGCGACCAGGGACAGGGCCAGCCGAGCAACCCGGCCACCGGAAGCGGCAGCCAGGGACAAAGTTCGCAGACTGACCCCGCTACCGGAAACGGCAACCCGGGGGCAAACGGTCAGCAACAGCATCCGGTTCATCAAGTGTCCAACGGCGACGATCAGGCTTCCTCGTCCAGTCAGGGACAAACCTGGGTGGGCGGCCAACCCGATCTGTCGAAGATGGCGCCAGACCTCAGCGATATGTTGAGCGCGAAGATGAAAGAGCGACCGACCTATCGGTCTCCCGATATCATCCTCCCGCCGACCGTCACGAATGCCAAGGCGACCAGCGGTCAATCCGTTGTGCCCGAGGCAAGAAAGAACTCGACTGCGATTCGAGCCCATTTGCAGCGCTTGCTTGAAGCCCATAGGCGACAGCCGGCGACTCGCAAAATGGTCGGCCGCCGGGTCAGTCGACGCCATCTTCCGATGGCTCAGATAGACCCACGGGTTTTCACAAGAAAGCAGACCGTAACGGGGTACAACACCAGGCTTCTTCTTCTTGTCGACCAGACCGGAAGCATGAGGAAAGGCCGCATATCGATGGCCATGCAAACCACCGCCTCTTTGGCGCTGGCCTGCGAACCCATCGAGGGCATCACGATCGAGGCAGCTGGTTTCGCCGAAGACAACGGCGTAAATCGGATTGCTCCACTTCTAAGCAGCAACGAACGTATGTCGGCACCGCATGTGCAGGCACGATTCAACACCACGGTCTACGGGTACACGCCGACCGCCGAAGCTTTACTTTGGGGGGCGGCTCAACTGGCCAACGCCCGGGAAGAACGCAAGGTAATCCTCCTCATCACGGACGGAGAGCCAAGCAATCTCACCACGACGAAAGAGGCTCTCGCCTTCATCAGCGCGAACCAACCTGACGTCGAGGTAATGGGCATTGGGATCGAGACTGCGGACATCCAGCAATGGCTGCCAAAGTCTGAAGTGCTCAAAGACATCAGCGATCTGCGCTCCACGGTCTTTTCCTTGGCTGCCCGGGTCTTCACCGCCTGA